Sequence from the Halomarina litorea genome:
CCCCAGCAAGTGGGAGTGAGCCGGCGGCCGGAGTGACCCCCGTCCCGCCCGCTCGTCGACCCCGACCGGGAAGCGACCGGTCCAGTTATCACTCGTCCGTCGGGAGGTAGGGACAGATGCGACCGACCCGGAATCCGGGTCCGAACAGCGCGCGACGGCCCCGCCGCCCGCGAGCCACGGGCGGGGTGGTGTAGCCCCGCCGTGGTCTCGCTCGGCACGCTGTTCGGCGCCGACGCCGCCGTCCTCCGCGACCGGGAGTTCCAACTCCTCCTGCTCGTGAACGTCAGCCCGCCGCTCGGGACGGCGCTCGTCTCCCCCCTCCTCGACACGCTGACGGGCACCTACGGGGTGAGCGAGGCCGAAATCGGCCTGATGGTGACGGCGTTCACCGCGCCGAGCATCTTCCTCATCCCCCTCATCGGCCTGCTGGCGGACCGTTACGGCCGGAAGGCGGTGATGCTCGCCGGCCTGCTCCTGTTCGGGGCGGGCGGAGCGGGACTGGCGTTCACCACCGACTTCGGGGCCGTCCTCGCCCTCCGGTTCGTCCAGGGGGTGGGCTTCGGCGGCCTCACGCCCGTCATCGTCGCCAGCATCGGCGACCTCTACGACGGCGGCGCGGAGGCCACCGCGCAGGGACTGCGCTTTGCCGCCTCCGGCCTGACGCTGATGACCCTCCCCCTCCTCGGCGGTCTGCTGGTCGCCGTCGCGTGGTACGTCCCGTTCGCCCTCTACCTCGTCCCGTTCCCCGTCGCCGTCCTGCTCTACCTGTTCTTCGAGGAACCGTCGCGGGAAGAGACCGACGGCGAGGGCGGCGAGAACGCGGGCGGGTCCGTCGGGGAGTTGCTCTCGCTCCTCCGCCAGCCCCGGGTCGCGGCCGTCCTCGTCGGGCGGAGCGTCCCCAACTTCGCGTACATCGCCTTCCTCACGTACAACTCGTTCATCGTCGTGCGGGCGGTGGGCGGCACGCCGGAACAGGCGGGCCTCCTCGTCGCCGTCACGAGCGTCGCCCACACCGTCGCGGCGACGCAGGCCGGGCGGGTCACCGAACGCTTCGACTCGCGGCTCTACCCGCTGATGGGCGGCGCGCTGGCACTCGGCGGCGGCCTCGCGCTCCTCGGACTCGCGCCGACGCTCCCGGTGGTGCTCGCGGCGGGGGGCGTCGTCGGCCTCGGGTTCGGCCTCTCGCTGTCGCTCTACCGGAGCGTCATCACCGGCCTCGCCCCGACCGCACTCCGCGGCGGCGTCGTGAGCGCGGGCGCGTCGCTCGGGCGGGCGGCGGCGACCGTCGCCCCCCTCGCGATGGGCCTGACGGTCGGTCTCACGCAGGACTCGCTGGGGTTCGTCGTCGCGGTGCGCTGGACCGTCGCGGGCGTCGGCGTCCTCTGTGCGGGCGTCGGCGTCCTCGTCCTCGTCGTCGCGCACGTCTCCCCGCCGGTGGAGTACGCCGTGCGCGGCGTGGCGGTGAGCGAGGACTGACCGCTCTCCCTCGGCGATGGAGAGACCGGGAGGACGGCCGACCTACCGGCTGAACTCGATTGCGCCGCCCTGCCCGTAGCCGACGCACTGCGTCGAGAGACCCGTCTCGACGTCGCGGCGAATCATCTCGTGGACGAGCGTCACCGGCAGGCGGACGCCCGAGGCGCCCAGCGGGTGGCCGATGGCGATTGCGCCGCCGTTGACGTTGAACTTCTCGTCGGGGATGCCCAGTTCGCGCTGGCAGTAGAGCGTCTGGGAGGCGAACGCCTCGTTCAGTTCCACGAGGTCGTAGTCCTCGATGTCGGTGCCCGAGCGCTCCATGAGTTGGCGGACGGCGGGGACGGGGGCGATACCCATGACGGTGGGGTCGACGCCCGCGACGGCGTTGTTCCCCACTTCCGTGAGCACGTCCAGTCCGCGCTCCTCGGCGAACGCCCGCGAGGTGACGAGGGCGGCGGCCGCCCCGTCGGTCACCTGCGAGGCGTTGCCCGCGGTGACGGTGCCATCCTCCTCGAACGCCGGCGAGAGGTTCCCGAGGACCTCCGCGGTGGTGCCGGGACGCAGGCCCTCGTCCGTGGTGACCGTCCCCCCGTCGGTCTCGACGGGGACGATTTCGTCCTCGAAACGGCCCTCCTCGCTGGCGCGGACGGCACGCTGCTGACTGCGGGCGGCGTACTCGTCCTGTGCCTCCCGAGTGACGCCGTACTCGCGTGCGACCTTCTCGGCGGTCTGTCCCATCGCGAGTTCGTCGGTGTCGTAGCGCTCGACCATGCCGGGGTAGACGTCGACGCCGTGGTCGCGCTGGACGCGTGACATGCTCTCGACGCCGCCCGCGAGGACGCACTCGCGCTGACCGGCACGGATGGCGTCGGAGGCGCTCATGAGCGTCTGCGCCGAGGAGGCACAGAGGCGGTCGAACGTCGTCCCCGGCACCGACTCGCCGAGGTCCGAGAGGAGCGTGACGATGCGCGCGAGGTTGTTGCCCTGTTCTTTGACCTGCCGGGCACAGCCGAGCATCAGGTCGTCGACGTCGTCGCCCGCGAGGCCCGTCTCGTCGAGAATCTCGTCTATCACGGGGACCGCGAGGTCCTCGCTGCGGACGTCCGCGAAGACGCCGCCGTACTTCCCCTGCGGGGTCCGACGCGCGCTGACGATGACGGGGGTGGTGTCGCGCGTCATGGTCACTCGAATGCCTGGATGCCGGTGAGGTCGGCGCCGAGGATGAGCGTGTGGATGTCGTGGGTCCCCTCGTAGGTGTACACCGTCTCGAGATTGGCCATGTGGCGCATCGGCGAGTAGTCCGCCGTGATGCCGTTGCCGCCCAGCATCTCCCGGGCGATTCTGGACTGGTCACGAGCCATCCGCACGTTGTGGCGTTTCGCCATCGAAACGTGCTGGGGACGCAGCTCGCCGCGCTCTTTCAACTCTGCTAACCTGTGAGCGAGCAACTGACTCGTCGTAATCTGCGTGGCCATCTCCGCCAGTTTCTGTTGTTGAAGCTGGAAACGCGCGATTGGCCCGCCGAACTGCTCGCGGTCGGTCGCGTACTGTCTCGCCGTCTCGAAGCAGTCCCGGGCCGCACCGATTGCCCCCCACGCGATACCGTAGCGCGCCTGCGTGAGACAGGAGAGCGGCCCCTTCATGCCCTCGACGCCCGGCAGGACGTTCTCCTCGGGGACGTACACGTCGTTCAGGCCGATCTCGCCCGTGATGGAGGCTCTGAGTGACAACTTCTCGTCGATTTTGTTCGTCGAGACGCCGTCGCGGTCCGTCTCCACCAGAAAGCCGCGAACGGGCGTCTCGGCGGCCGACCGGTCGCGCGCCCAGACGATGGCCACGTCGGCGATAGGTGAGTTGGTGATCCACGTCTTCGCCCCGTTCAGCGTGTAGCCCTCGTCTTCTTCCACCGCGTACGTCTCCATGCTCGTCGGGTCCGACCCGTGCTGGGGTTCGGTCAGCCCGAAACAACCCACCGCCTTGCCCTCGCCCATGTCGGGGAGCCACCGCGCTTTCTGTGCCTCGCTCCCGAAGGCGTGGATGGGGTACATCACCAGCGCCCCCTGCACGGAGGCCATCGAGCGCAGGCCCGAATCGCAGGCTTCGAGTTCCTGCATCAGCAGGCCGTACGCCGTCTCCGAGACGTTCGGCGAGCCGTACCCCTCCAGATTCGGCGCGTAAAAACCCAGTTCGCCCATCTCCTCGATGAGCTCGTTCGGGAAGGTGCCGTCGATCCAGTGCTGGCCGATGTCCGGGCGCACGTTGTCCTCCACGAACTCCCGCGCCGTGTCCCGAATCATCCGCTCCTCCGCGCCGAGGTCCGCTTCCAACCCCACGTAGTCGAGCATACCGGAAGGAACGACCGGGCGGTTATGAACCTGTGGAAACTGGCATCGTCTCGTGACTTGACGATGGAAAGTAATCGAGGAGTCAGGAGAGCTGGTCGGGCGAGAGGTAGTTGTCGACGTTCGTGTAGCGCTCCGTCTCGATGGAGTAGTCGACCGACTCGACGGCGGGGAGTTCCTCCACCTCGCGGACGAGGCGGTCGACCTCGCTGTTCGAGGCGGCCGTCGCCACCGCGTAGATGTCGTAGGAGCCGACGCCGCGACAGACCAGCCAGAAGGGCATCTCGGAGACTGCCGCGAGCGCCTCGGACTTCGCGTCGGGGTCGTCGCTCACGGAGATGGCCAGTCTGACGATCTCCCAGTTGTGCTCGCTGGGCGCGAGGAGGAAGAAGATGGACGTCTGCTCGAAGAGCTTCGAGACCCGGTAGCGGACGCCCTCGCTCGACATCTCGTAGCCCTCTTCGGCCACTCGCTCGGCGATGTCCGAGTACGGCGCTCTCGGGTCCGACGCCAGCACCTTCAGGATGAGGCGGTCGAGTTCGTCGAGGTCGTCGATCTTCCGGTTGGCCATACGAGGGACGCTCGCGCGCAGGGGCAAACCGCTGTCGGTCACTCTACGTCAGTCCACGGACGGGCGACGGTCGGCGAGTCGCCCCCACCCCGCTACTCCCGCGGCGGGAGGCGGGCCCTCGCGGACCCCGTGACCACTGCCTCGCCGTCGGCGACGGTGACGACGAGGTCGACTTCGACGACGTGGCTCCCGTCGTCGGCCTCCTCGATTCCGACGACCTCGCCCGTCGCACGGACGGTGTCGCCGGGGAACACCCGCGACTGGAACCGGGTGCTGAACGCCTCGATTCGGTCGAGGCCGAACCAGTCGGTGACCTGCGTGGCCGCGAACCCCGCGGTGAGCATCCCCTGTCCGAACACGGAGGGGTTGCCCGCGCCCGTCGCGAACGGTTCGTCGTAGTGGATGGGGTTGAAGTCGCCGCTGGCCCCCGCGTAGCGCACGAAGTCCTGCCGGGTGAGGTCCTCGACGACCACCTCGGGACCGGTGTCCCCGGCGCTCACGTCGCCGGCGAAGAGCGGCCCCTCGCGCGCGACTGCATCCTGTTCACGCATCGGCGGCACCTCCCTCCCCCGCGGCGTCCCCGCCGTCGTCGACCGCCCCCGCCGTCTCGATGACCGTCGAGCGTTCCGTGAGCACCAGTTCGCCGTCGGTGTCGGTGTACTCGGTCTCGAAGACGGCGAACGTCATCGTCCCGCCGCGTCGGCCGTCGCGTTCGAACACGTCGGTGAGCGTCGTCTCCCCGGAGAGTTCGTCGCCGACGAGCAGCGGTCGCTCGAACTCGTAGCCCTGTTCGCCGTGCAGCGAGTACTCGCGCTCGAAGCCCAGTTCGAATCCCCGGTAGGTGTCGACCCCGTCGGGTCGGTAGCGGGGGAAGAGGACGGTCCGGGTGAACGTCAGCGGGGCGGGGACCGCCTCGTACCCCCGGTTCTCCGCCACTTCCTCGTCGCGGAACACGGGGTTGTCGTCGTGCAGCGAGCGGGCGAACTCCTCGACCTTGCCCGCCTCGACCAGCAGACCCTCCGTCGTCGTCCGAGTCTCGCCGACCATCGCCTCCAGTTCCGAGAGGGGACGCGTCGGCATCAGAACGCCCTCCCGGTCTTCGTGAGGTCCTCGCCGGCACAGACCGCCTCGCGGAACTGCTCGGCGATGGCTTCGGCCGTCCACCCCCCGGAACTGACGCCGACGCAAACCGTCTCGGGGTCGGTGACGAGGCCGATTTCGTCGCCCGCCGCCCGGACCGTACACCCGGTGACGTCCTCCGCGGCGTCGCTCATCAGGTAGGCGACCATCGGCGCGACCTTCTCGGGGGGCAGTTCCTCGGCGGTGAACGCCTGCTTCTCCTCGGGGATGTCGGCGATCATCCGCGTGTACGCCGTCGGCATGAGGGCGTTGACGCGCACGTCGTGACGGTGGAGTTCGCGCGCGGCCGTCCGCGTGAGACCGAGGACGCCCGCCTTCGCCGCCGCGTAGTTCATCTGCCCGACGTTGCCGAGCGCCGACCGACTCGACACCGCGAGGAAGGAGCGCTGGGCGTCGAGGCTATCGTCGCCCGTCTCGCGGACCGCCTCCCGCCAGTGGGCCGCCGCGGCCCGCAGGAGCGCGAAGTGCCCGCGCAGGTGGACCTGCACGACGGTGTCCCACTCCTCCTCGCTCATCTTGTACGAGAGGGCGTCCCGGAGGACGCCCGCGAAGTTCGCCACGCCGTCGAGTCGGCCGTGCTCGTCGACGGTGTCGGCGACGAGTTCCCGCGTGTAGTCGAGCGAACTCACGTCGCCGAAGTGCGCCATCGCCTCGCCGCCGGCCTCGCGGACCGCCTCGGCGGTCGACTCGGCGGGCGTCTCGTCGGCCCCCTCACCGGAGACGTCCGACCCGAGGTCGTTGACCACGACCGTCGCGCCCAGTCGGCCGAGTTCGATAGCCGCCGCTTCGCCCAGTCCGTGTCCCGCGCCGGTGACGACGCAGACCTTTCCCGAGAGCATGCTACCCGTGTCTCCGGGGCAGGTGGCATAAACCCACGTGCCGTCCGGTCGCGGAATCGACAGCGGTCGCCCGCCGGGAAACGCTTTTGTCGGCACTCCGCTCGCGTGTGGTATGGTAGAACGAGCCATCGGTGTCGTCGGCGCCGGCACCATGGGTAGTAACATCGCACAGCTCGCCGCGCAGTACGGCTTCGACGTCTCCCTGCGCGACGTGGACGAGGACCAACTCCAGCGGGGGCTGGACCGCATCGAGTCCGACCTTCGGGAGGCGGAAGCGGGCGGCCACGTCGAGGACGCCGCCGGGACGTTCGCGCGGGTCACCGGGACGACGGACCTCGGGAAACTCACCGCCGAGTCGACGCTGATAATCGAGGCCGTCCCCGAGCGGATGGACCTCAAGAAGTCGGTGTTCGAGGAACTGGACGCCGCGACGGACCCGGACGTCGTCCTCGGGACGAACACCTCCTCGCTCCCCATCACCGAAATAGCGAGCGCGGCCGAGCACCCCGAACGGGTCATCGGGATGCACTTCTTCAACCCGCCGGTGAAGATGAAACTCCTCGAACTCGTCACCGGCCACCACACGAGCGAGGCGACGGTCGACCGCGCGGAGGTGTTCGCCGAGGACGTGGGGCGGGAGTCCATCCTCGTCGACGACTTCCCCGGCTTCGCCACCTCGCGACTCGGCGTCGCCCTCGGGATGGAGGCCGCCCGGATGGTCCAGGAGGGCGTCGCCTCAGCCGAGGACATCGACCGCGGGATGGAACTGGGATACAACCACCCGATGGGACCGCTGAAACTCGGCGACTACAACGGCTGGGACGTCCGCCTCGAGATCGGACAGGCGCTAGCCGACGAACTCGGCCGGGACGTGTTCCACCCGCCCCAGATCGTCCGGAAGATGGTCCGCGCCGGCGACCTCGGACAGAAGACGGGGCAGGGGTTCTACGACTGGAGCGACGAATGACGCGCTACCCCGCCGCCGACCCGAAGACGCTCGATACGGCGCGGGTCGAACTCGACACGCCCGCCGACCGGGTGGCGACCGTCACCATCGACCGCCCCGAGAAGCGCAACTCGCTCACCGAGGCGGTGAAAGGCGACCTTCGGGCGGCCCTCGGGTGGGTCCTGGAGAGCGAGGTCCGCGCCGTCGTCCTCACGGGCGCGGGCGAGAGCACGCTCGCGGTTCTCGGGCGCTTCACGCCGAAGTTCTCGCTCGGTTCCGAACCTCGCGCCCTCAGAACCGCGCGGCTCACGGGTCACTGCGTCACCGGCGACTCCGTCGCCGGTTTCCGGCGGGACGGCGGAGTCGTCCCGCCCCATTCCCCGTTCGCCAATCCGAGACTCTCGCTCGCAGGGCTCGCTCCGAGTCTCGCTACTCCACGACGGCGAACGCCCTGACCGGACTCGCCGTCGCCCCCGCGAGGGGTAACGGCACCGCGCTGAACGTGAACCGGTGTGCAGGAATCGAGTCGACGTTCCGCAGGTTCTCGACGACCAGCGTGTGCTTCTCGGGGACGTCACGCCGGAGGAAGACGCGGTGGGCCGGCAGCGCGGGGTCGCTCGCCACGTCCATGTTCCCGCAGTCGATGCCGACCAGCGAGACGTCCCGGTCGTGAAGCCACTCCGCGCCGGCAGCCGAGAGACCGGGGTGCTCGCCGAGGTAGGTCTCGGGGTCGTCGGGGACGTAGCGGTCCCACCCGGTGTGCAGGAGGACGGCGTCACCCGCCCGCACCTCGACGCCCGCCTCCTCGGCCGCGGATTCCAGTTCGTCCGGGCCGACGAGTCCCTTCGGGCCGGCGTCCGAGATGTCCAGCCACACGCCCGGACCGTGGCACTCCTCTAAGGGAACCTCGTCGATGGACGCCCCCTCGGGGTGGACGTGGACGGGCGCGTCGAGGTGCGTGCCGTTGTGCTCGGCGATGTAGACGAAGCCGTTCTTGAACGACATGTCCTCGACGCCCCGCCCGCGCCACGTGGCCTCGCTGTCCTCGTGGTTCCGCCGCGTCCCCGTGAGAAAGAGCGGACTCCGCCCGTGGGCCGGATGGTTCGGCATCCCCTCCTCGATGTGCGCCGTCAGGTCGACCAGTTCGGTCATGTCCCACTCTGCGAACGGGGCGCGATAAGTGTACCGTGCCGTGCTACCGCGGGTCGTGCTCCGAGGGGTGGGCGACGTCCTCCTTCACGAGGCGCGCGACGTCCTCCTCGGAGTAGCCCAGTTCCTCCAGCACCTCGCGGGTGTGTTCGCCGCGGGCGGGCGGCCGCTCACCGAGTTCGGGCCGCTCGCCCGACGCCTGGTAGGGCGCGCCGGCGGTCTGCACGTCGACGTCGTTCCAGAGGTTGTACGAGTCGGTGAGCAGTTCGCGGGCCTGCACCTGCGGGTCCTCGGCCACCTCGTCGACGGTCTGGAGGGGGCCGGTCGGGACGCCCGCCTCGGCGAGCAACGCGGTCAGGTCCTCGCGGTCGTGCCGGCGGAACTCGGCGTCGAGTTCGGCTCGGAGGGCCTCGCGGTGCTCCCAGCGGTCGGCGTTCTCCGCGAAGCGCTCGTCGGTCAGGAGGTCCTCGCGGTCCAGCCCCCGACAGAGTCGCTCGTAGAGGCGGTCGTTGACGACGCTGAGGTAGAACGGCTCGTCCCCGGCGGCGTGGAACACCTCGTTGGGCGCGAGGCCGGCGAAGCCCTGCCCGGAGCGCTCGGGCACCTCGCCGGTGCCGGTGTAGTGGGCGATCCAGTAGCCCATCCACGAGACGGCCACCTCGAAGAGGCTCACGTCGATGTGGGTGCCCTCGCCCGAGCGTTCGCGCTCCATCAGCGCCGAGGCGAGGAGGAACGCCGCCGTCGTCCCCGTCCCGTAGTCGATGACGCTCGCGCCGATGCGGACGGGCGGGCGGTCCTGGTACCCGATGGTGGACATCAGGCCGCTCATGGCCTGCACGACGGGGTCGTAGGCGGGCCAGTCCGTCCGGGGACCGTCCTGTCCGAACCCCGTCAGCGAGAGGTAGACCACGTCCTCGTTGACCTCGGCGACGGACTCGTAGTCGAGGCCGAAGCGCTCGACGACGCCGGGGCGGAAGCTCTCGACGACGACGTCGGCGCGTTCGGCGAGGCTCTGTGCGGCGGCCTGCCCCTCCTCGGTCTTCAGGTCGAGCGAGACGCTGCGCTTGCCCCCGAGGTTGACGGAGGCGAACATCGCGCCGTCGAGCAGGCCCCGGAACGCGTCGCCGCCCGGCGGCTCTACCTTCACCACGTTCGCACCGAGCGTCCCGAGGAACTGCGTCGAGATGGGCCCGGCGATGGACTGCGTGAGGTCGAGGACGTCGATTCCCTCGTACGGTTGCATACTCCCACCGAGCGGGCTTCGCTACAAAACAGTACCGACGCGTGTCGCCCGGGCGGCAGGTATCGACGGAACCGTCGGGGTCAGGTGTCGGCCGGGTCCCAGTCCGGGCGGGCGTCGAGGACCCCCTCGTCGGCCAGCGCCGCCACCTCCTCGGGCGAGTAGCCCAGCTCTTCGAGGACCTCGGCGTTGTGCTCGCCGAGGACCGGCGCGTGTCGCCGGATGCCGGGTTCGGTCTCCGAGAGCGACAGGGGCGTGTCCGTGAGGGTGACCCGTCCGAGGCGGGGGTGGTCGACGTCCCGGAACACCTCGCGGGCCTCGACGTGGTCCAGCGCCGCCGTCTCGTCGACGGTGTAGTGGTGCGCGGCGGGGATGCCCGCGTCGTTCAGAGCGTCGACCGCCTCGTCCGCCCGCTGCTGGCGGAGCCACTCCTCGAAGATGGTGGTGAGGCGCTTGGCGTCCGCGAGGCGGCCCGAGTCCGTCTGGTAGCGGGGGTCCTCCCGCAGGTCCTCGCGCTCCAGGAGGTCGCAGTAGCCGTTCCACATCGTCTCGGAGTACAGCAGGAGCGCGACGCAGACCCACCCGTCTTCGGCCTCGGCGGCCCCGTACAGCATGTCCGGGTTGAAGAAGGCGTTGCGGCCCGCTCTTGTGGGAACTTCCCCGAGGTTGTTGTAGTACTCGAAGGCCCCGTCCATGTTGTGCATGAGCGACTCCAGCAGCGAGACATCTACCTTCTGCCCGCCGCCGCCGGCGTCCCGGTGGCGGAGCGCGGCGAGTGCGCTGATGGTCGCGTGACAGCCGGCGTAGTAGTCCGCGAGCGAGGACTGCGAGCGGATGGGCGGTTGCCCCTCGTAGCCCATGATGCTCGACAGCCCGGAGACGTGCTGGACGATGGTGTCCATCGCGGGTTTCCGCGCGAGGGGGCCCGTCTCGCCGTAGCCCGTCACGTGGACGTAGACGAGGTCCTCGTTCAGGTCACGGAGGGTATCGTAGTCCACACCGAGTCGCTCCGCGACGCCCGGCGGCCAGTTCTGGACGAACACGTCCGCGCGTTCGACGAGGTCGTAGATGGCCTCGCGGCCCGCCTCGGTCTTCACGTCCAGACAGAGCGAGCGCTTGTTGCGGTTGAACTGCTCGAAGGCGGGGTTGAACGGCTTCCCGTCGAGTTCGCGGCGGTCGGTGCGAAACACGTCGCCGCCCGGGCGCTCGATTTTCACCACGTCGGCACCCAGGTCAGCGAGAAACGTCGCGCAGATGGGGCCGGCGATTGCCTGTCCGCAGTCCACGACGCGCACGTCTGAGAGTGGCATACCCCACCCTGCGTGGGGGGAGGTATCAAGGTGTGGGTGACGGGGGGGTGGGGGTCCCGTCTCAGTCCACGATGGCGCCCGAGTCGACGTTGATGTCCTGTCCGGTCAGGTTTCGGGCGTGCTCGCTGGCGAGGTAGGCGACCAGTTCGCCGACGTCGGCGGGGTCGACGATGCTGTCGAGGGGGAGCCGGTCGGTCACTCGCTTTGCCATCGCCTCCTCGTAGGAGATGTCCCGGACCTCCGCCTGATTCGATATCATGCGCTCGATACGGTCGCCCTCCACCGCGCCGGGACAGACCGTGTTGACGGTGACGCCGTCGGGGCCGAGTTCGTGGGCGAGGCTCCGCCCAAAGCCGATGACGGCCATCTTCGACGCCGAGTAGGGCGTTCGCGTCGGGTAGGGGTCCTTCCCCGCGATGGAGCCGATGTTGACGACGCTCGCCCGGTCGCTCGCCCGGAGGTGGGAGACCGCGTGTTTCACGGTGAGGAACGTCCCGAGGACGTTCACGTCCTGCGTCCCCTGCCACTCCTCGACGGACACCTCCTCGACGGGCTTGGTCGGCCCGCCGATGCCCGCGTTGTTGACGAGGATATCGAGTCCGTCGAACTCCCCCACACAGGCGTCGATGGCGTCCTCCACGGAGGGCTCATCGCTCACGTCGCAGGTGACGACGAGCGTCCGATCCTCGTCGTCGATGCGCGCCGCCGTCTCGCGCAGGCCCTCCTCGCTCCGCGCCGCCAGCGTCACGTTCGCGCCGTGGTCCACGAGTACCACCGCGATTTCCCTCCCGATGCCGCCGCTCGCGCCCGTGACGAACGCCGTCAGTCCTTCGAGCATACCACCGCATCGGGGAAGGCCCGCTTAACTCCACCGGGGCCCGACCACCCACAGCGATAAGTCGGCCCCCACCCACGCGCGAACGTATGCCACTACCCCCCACACCGGCGGGCCTCCGCCTCGACGAAGACGACGGCGTCGTGACGCTCACGCTGGACCGACCCGAGAAGCTCAACGCCCTCGACGCGGAGATGGTCGAGGGCCTCGCCGACGTCTTCGAGGGACTGCACGACGACGGGGCGGCGCGCCCGGTCCTCGTCGTCGGCGAGGGGCGGGCGACCTGCGCCGGGATGGACCGGGCCATCGTCTCGGGCGACTACGCCGGCGAACACGCGGACCTCGATGCGACGGTCCAGCGCGTGTACGAACTCGTCGAGACGTACCCCGCGCCCGTCGCCGTTGCGGCCCGCGGCGCGCTGGTCGGGATGGGCTTCCTGTTCGCGACGGCGAGCGACCTCCTGTTCGTCGCCGAGGAGACGCGCCTCGCGGTCCCCGAGATATCCTACGGCATCGTCTCGGACTACGGCACCACCCGCCTCCCGGAACTCGTCGGGCGGCGGGTGGCGGTGGAGTTCCTCCTCACCGGCGACCCCATCGACCCTGATCGAGCGGCGAGCGTCGGCCTCGTCAACGCCGTCGTCGCCCCCGAGGAGGTGGAGGCGACGGCCCGCGCCCGTCTCGAACGCATCGCGGAGCACGACCCGTCGGCCGTGGCGGGCGTACTGGAGCGCATCGGCCGATGAGCGTCCCGGACGACGACCGGGCGTACACCGTCACGCGCGAGTCGTGGCCCGACGACCTGCCCCGCACGCTCCCGTTCCCCGAGGGACGGCGGCCCGTCAACGAGTACGTCCGCGCGCACGCGAGGGAGCGACCGGACGACCCCGCCGTCACGTCCTACGGCCGGACGCTCTCGTGGGGGGCGTTCGACTCCCTCGTGGATTCGTTCGCCGCCGCCTGCCACGACCGGGTCCACGGGGAGGGGACCTGCGCGCTCTTCCTCCAGAACTCCCCGGCGTTCCTCATCGCGTACCACGGGGCGCACCGTGCGGGCCTCGCCGTCACGCCGGTCAACCCGCAGTTCGAGCGGCGGGCGCTCGCTCGACAACTGGACGACGCGGACGCCTCGCTCCTCGTCGCGGGGACCGACCGCTTCGACGTGGCGCGAGAGGCGGCGGACGAGGCGGGCGTCGAGGACCTACTCGCGGTGGACTACGCGTCCCTCGCCGGCGGCGAGGACTCGCCCGTCCCCGGACCGCCGCTCCTCGATTCGGCGGTGCCGGAGGGGGTCGAGACGCTCTCGGCCGTCCTCGACGGCGCGCCGAGTGACACTCCCCGGGGCCGTCCCGCCCTCTCGGACCTCGCGCTCCTCCAGTACACCGGCGGGACGACGGGCCTCCCGAAAGGCTGTGAGCACACCCAC
This genomic interval carries:
- a CDS encoding cyclase family protein, yielding MTELVDLTAHIEEGMPNHPAHGRSPLFLTGTRRNHEDSEATWRGRGVEDMSFKNGFVYIAEHNGTHLDAPVHVHPEGASIDEVPLEECHGPGVWLDISDAGPKGLVGPDELESAAEEAGVEVRAGDAVLLHTGWDRYVPDDPETYLGEHPGLSAAGAEWLHDRDVSLVGIDCGNMDVASDPALPAHRVFLRRDVPEKHTLVVENLRNVDSIPAHRFTFSAVPLPLAGATASPVRAFAVVE
- a CDS encoding MFS transporter produces the protein MVSLGTLFGADAAVLRDREFQLLLLVNVSPPLGTALVSPLLDTLTGTYGVSEAEIGLMVTAFTAPSIFLIPLIGLLADRYGRKAVMLAGLLLFGAGGAGLAFTTDFGAVLALRFVQGVGFGGLTPVIVASIGDLYDGGAEATAQGLRFAASGLTLMTLPLLGGLLVAVAWYVPFALYLVPFPVAVLLYLFFEEPSREETDGEGGENAGGSVGELLSLLRQPRVAAVLVGRSVPNFAYIAFLTYNSFIVVRAVGGTPEQAGLLVAVTSVAHTVAATQAGRVTERFDSRLYPLMGGALALGGGLALLGLAPTLPVVLAAGGVVGLGFGLSLSLYRSVITGLAPTALRGGVVSAGASLGRAAATVAPLAMGLTVGLTQDSLGFVVAVRWTVAGVGVLCAGVGVLVLVVAHVSPPVEYAVRGVAVSED
- a CDS encoding SDR family oxidoreductase, whose protein sequence is MLSGKVCVVTGAGHGLGEAAAIELGRLGATVVVNDLGSDVSGEGADETPAESTAEAVREAGGEAMAHFGDVSSLDYTRELVADTVDEHGRLDGVANFAGVLRDALSYKMSEEEWDTVVQVHLRGHFALLRAAAAHWREAVRETGDDSLDAQRSFLAVSSRSALGNVGQMNYAAAKAGVLGLTRTAARELHRHDVRVNALMPTAYTRMIADIPEEKQAFTAEELPPEKVAPMVAYLMSDAAEDVTGCTVRAAGDEIGLVTDPETVCVGVSSGGWTAEAIAEQFREAVCAGEDLTKTGRAF
- a CDS encoding acyl-CoA dehydrogenase family protein, whose translation is MLDYVGLEADLGAEERMIRDTAREFVEDNVRPDIGQHWIDGTFPNELIEEMGELGFYAPNLEGYGSPNVSETAYGLLMQELEACDSGLRSMASVQGALVMYPIHAFGSEAQKARWLPDMGEGKAVGCFGLTEPQHGSDPTSMETYAVEEDEGYTLNGAKTWITNSPIADVAIVWARDRSAAETPVRGFLVETDRDGVSTNKIDEKLSLRASITGEIGLNDVYVPEENVLPGVEGMKGPLSCLTQARYGIAWGAIGAARDCFETARQYATDREQFGGPIARFQLQQQKLAEMATQITTSQLLAHRLAELKERGELRPQHVSMAKRHNVRMARDQSRIAREMLGGNGITADYSPMRHMANLETVYTYEGTHDIHTLILGADLTGIQAFE
- a CDS encoding thiolase family protein, which codes for MTRDTTPVIVSARRTPQGKYGGVFADVRSEDLAVPVIDEILDETGLAGDDVDDLMLGCARQVKEQGNNLARIVTLLSDLGESVPGTTFDRLCASSAQTLMSASDAIRAGQRECVLAGGVESMSRVQRDHGVDVYPGMVERYDTDELAMGQTAEKVAREYGVTREAQDEYAARSQQRAVRASEEGRFEDEIVPVETDGGTVTTDEGLRPGTTAEVLGNLSPAFEEDGTVTAGNASQVTDGAAAALVTSRAFAEERGLDVLTEVGNNAVAGVDPTVMGIAPVPAVRQLMERSGTDIEDYDLVELNEAFASQTLYCQRELGIPDEKFNVNGGAIAIGHPLGASGVRLPVTLVHEMIRRDVETGLSTQCVGYGQGGAIEFSR
- a CDS encoding enoyl-CoA hydratase/isomerase family protein, producing MTRYPAADPKTLDTARVELDTPADRVATVTIDRPEKRNSLTEAVKGDLRAALGWVLESEVRAVVLTGAGESTLAVLGRFTPKFSLGSEPRALRTARLTGHCVTGDSVAGFRRDGGVVPPHSPFANPRLSLAGLAPSLATPRRRTP
- a CDS encoding Lrp/AsnC family transcriptional regulator, with product MANRKIDDLDELDRLILKVLASDPRAPYSDIAERVAEEGYEMSSEGVRYRVSKLFEQTSIFFLLAPSEHNWEIVRLAISVSDDPDAKSEALAAVSEMPFWLVCRGVGSYDIYAVATAASNSEVDRLVREVEELPAVESVDYSIETERYTNVDNYLSPDQLS
- a CDS encoding 3-hydroxyacyl-CoA dehydrogenase family protein, which gives rise to MVERAIGVVGAGTMGSNIAQLAAQYGFDVSLRDVDEDQLQRGLDRIESDLREAEAGGHVEDAAGTFARVTGTTDLGKLTAESTLIIEAVPERMDLKKSVFEELDAATDPDVVLGTNTSSLPITEIASAAEHPERVIGMHFFNPPVKMKLLELVTGHHTSEATVDRAEVFAEDVGRESILVDDFPGFATSRLGVALGMEAARMVQEGVASAEDIDRGMELGYNHPMGPLKLGDYNGWDVRLEIGQALADELGRDVFHPPQIVRKMVRAGDLGQKTGQGFYDWSDE